A region of the Penicillium psychrofluorescens genome assembly, chromosome: 6 genome:
AGGTCTTCGCCCTCGCATGAGTTTCTTCCGTGTGCTTTGGGGGGCCggcgatggtggcggcgatggcgtcCTCTCATCTTCGTCTGTCTCAGAGTCGGATGTCTCATGGTAGCTGATTTCATCGTTGTCGCTGACAACGAAATCATCTAGCGAGTTGGAGCTGGTGTCTgcagcatcctcctcctcttcggctTCGCTTtctggctgctgttgttCTCTGAGAGACGGGATGTTCCTTGCTGGTGTCCGCGCTGTATTTCGTCGCCGTGGAACGGGGGAGGGTTCGTCCTCTGTGAGGTCATTCTCCTTGTCATAATCGTCTGTTTCCACCTTGTCCGACTGCCTCTGGCGCGGTCTCTGTGACAgggggagcagcagcgaaTTGACCTGTGCAGTCTTGAGGGTGCGCGCCTTGGTTCGCTTGGTTGGTGAACGTTCGTCGTGCCCGCTCCCGCCCATCCGGTCACTATCTGTGAAGATATCGAATTCACTGCTGGAACTTGTGTTTTGTCTTCTGGACGACCCGGTCTGCGATCGACGGGGGATGCTatcttcggcatcggttCGTTTGGTGGCAGTTCGCTTTTGGGAGGTGAGGCTATCGTCCGACGCAAGAGATGTCCGCTCCGTCAGGGCTGATCTCCTTTTGGTGTCATTGCTTGTTTGGGCTTTTGCGGTGTTGAGTCTCGCCATCTTTCAGGCTGTTGTTGCCTTGGTTCCCGGGAAGGGAAGATAATGCAGGTTCGCCCTGGTAGACAATTGTCGGCTGGAACGAGTAATAGTGAAGTAAGCTTATACTTCGATGGCAGTTTCTGTCCCTGACGGCATTTGGTTATCGTTGGCGTGGGAAAACTGTCAACGCCGGGCTGTTGGCAGGGCAACCACCGCGTACAAAATCCTAATTTTCTTCAGCCAACCCAGCATAGGAAGGAAATAAATTGTTGAAAAGGAGATAGGGATGGATTAAATGGTAAAAAAACACAATAGAGGCTGTAATAACAAATAATCCCAATCGTGTGTGTGAAttgatatatatttgttgtcTTTACCCGTAAACATCTATTCACGTAATCCCCTCATCTACGAAGGAAGCTACCCAAAGAAATTTTAGAATGAGCATGTTTaatttctttcttcactTGTAATTCATGTCGAGTTTATTTTATGCAGATAGGATGAAATAGATGCAAAAAGGGGAGGAACGCTGGACCTCGCCTAGGTGCTTAGGAGTTTGGGCTGCCCGAAGCCCAAATCATACCACTTCCCGCCCGGACACTTCATGTAGGGTTGTTGAGATGAATCGTCATTAAGAACTAGTTTACATGGCCTAGCTTTCTAAATATTAAATAATTGAGTGCTTGTACTCGTGTGGTCGACAAGTCTGTGCGGTGAGTgagaaatatatatcgaAGTCACGGTATGTAGCAACATCAACAATCTGAGCCAGGTTGAATCGAACCGAAATTAATCAAACACCTCAAGGAAACAATGAACACTCAAACATTAGCCCAAATAGCCATCAAACTCCATTCAGAGTCAAGAGTCTACCATGACTGCGCACCAAGACCTTAGCCCGAGGGTGATGCAATTACTACGCAACCACATACCGTATGTATACTCGGCCCAGACCTAATCGGGAAAATGATAGCTACCAGTGGCCACCACAAGCTCTAACAACCAGCCTACATCATGAAGAACATAAATAGAACACAACGATCAACTTTACCGTCATTGGGTGTATACTGCAGATGATAGCTACCACTAACCTCCACATGCCCGAACAACCAGCCTACCGGTACATCATGAAGAACACAAATAGAACACAATGATCAGCTTACCGTCATTGGATGTATACCGCAGATGATAGCTGCCAGTGGTGACCACCACATGCTCTAACAACCAGCCTAACCACGAAAAATATAAATAGCACACATTGATCGCCTTTACCATCATTGGACGTATACCGCAGCAGCCTATCCAGTGGCGTCTTTCGACCAGTGTGGTATGGCGTCTTTCGACCAGTGTGGTAAATATCAGCATTTGGAATCAGATCATCACTAAATACCGCCCACTCACTAAATACCGCCCACTCACTAAACACCGCCCACTCACTAAACACCGCCCACAATCGAGTCCCACACGGCACGAGGACTCGGAACGGAGAAGCTTGACTGTGATCTGACTCGGGCTAGGGTGATGGCGCTGCAGTGTCGAGGGTGCTTGGGATCTGACATGTGCTGTTGCATGCTGGCAAGGTACGCACGTTGGGTGTTATATACATGCGAAGCACATCTACAATATATTCTACAAGAGTAAATAGTCCTATGATTAACCACACAAATGCTCCCATACAAGTGGAAGGGAAATGGATGTCCTGACAGACTGGGCCTCCATTCACTCTTATACTTCACTTTTATATCATGACTGGCTAAAGAACACAGATACAGTATAAGACGAGGATATATCATAGATCCGCCCAGCATCTATTACTATTATCGGAACGAGAGGCATGGCTCCTGCACGCAATCTCGCGGAAGAGCCTAGCCGCGGCCACGCAATGATGGCCATTCCGTTGGGATCCAATGCTATCTCCGAGGAATGCGACTTGAATCAGACCTCCAAAGCCCCCATCGACCTCGGATTGAGGCTCGGCTTCCTCGATTGCGTTGTGTTCATGGTGGAGGGCCGATCATTCCGTCGCCATGCCGCCAGGATCGACGACCCGGTCGGTCCCCTTGCCTCCCGCTGCATTTCAAGGGTGGGTGGTGCTTGGGCGCTGCATCTTCTACCTGTCACGGACGGAATACGTAGATGTACATAGTAGTTTGACAGATGCATAGCACATACGGACGGGATCTTATCTGAGATGGCCGTGATGCCTCACATGGGGTTGTCACTTTCCGCCGGTAGCAAGTCACATGCCATGTCGTTTTTGCCCTTGGTTGGCAGAGGTTACTACAGTAGCCAAGTACAAAATCCGAATCAAAAATGTGGGTTGGGCTTCCAGTTGCAACAGTACATTACATATCACCACCCCTTGCCCCCCGGCCCACAATCCCCCTGAGTCCTCGAGCAGGGCAAGCTTTGCTCCCCCCCTGAAAGGAGTCGGATCTGCAGAGGAGTGCGCCGAGGCTTAGTGATCATTAGGTCGGTGGAGATTAAGCGCAATAATGCTTTGATGGTGAGAATCAGGTTTATGTAGTCGAGCGTAAAGTCAAGGTCGATCGCGCTCGTGTGCAGAGAGATGATGGCATGGCGTCGGCATCCGTGCCATAGCGGTAATGGAAGCCGACGTGGCCGCGCCAACGACGCGGAGATCAACGGGGATAAGGCCGTTCAAACGGTTAAGCCACAGTTTGTGGGAGCCATGGCAGATCCGCGGTGGTTAGTGACCGGGtattgaaaaaaaaatactTGTGGCGGGCTAACCCAATAAATCTGCTACACTAGGGCTAGCTCGGGCGACTCCAGACCCTGCGAGAGCAGGTTATTTTTGGCCCATCAGCCTCTAGTCTGGTTGTTGCCTGAGATGAGAAAACGAAGCGACTACTTGCCCCTGTTCCGGTATCCGATGTATCGTTCCTGCGCCTGCACGTCGGGCTGCCGGGAACAGACAGCACGCTCGCTTGTGTCTGAAGGGCGCGGACGTAGACGATCCACAATCGCAGTTGGACTGGTCGAGGCTTCTCGAACacaagagaaggaaaaaaacCCATCGCCAGATATCCACCGGCAACGACCGGACCCAACGGGTGGAGATCCCCTGGCGAGGCTTGTTGATTATTACCAGTGTTGATACACAGGGAACGAGTACGCCGTCTGTACGGAGTACGAGAGACATTTTGTGGGATCGCACCAGTCAGCCACCCGAGAAGACAGATCCCAAAGTGTAAGCTGGCGAATGGGAGGCAGTGAGTGGGCAAGACACTGGGCAGTGCCCACTACTGGGGTGCGCACTAGCGCACCCGCAGTGTATTACTTTGTGGCGAATTTAGAAGGAACAGAGCAAGGAAAGCTGTCGATCGCATGGATAAGAAAAGAACAACCCGACGTTTGTTGGTTCCTGGTGGAGAGCCATGGGTCGAGGGTGGAAGAACCACGCGATGGTGCTATTTGTTGAGAGTAGACTGTAGACACTGGAACAGCCGGTAGTCCCAGCGGGGGAGTCGAGATGGCCACCTGGCGAGGAATGAAAAACAATCGATAACCAGCGCAACCATCCCTGCATACTTGTTTCCGAGGCATAACAACACCAAAACACCGCGTACGGTACCGGTGGGGCTCGTTTCAGGGGGAAGCAGCAATGGCTACACAGACCGACGCAGAGGGTACTGCAGCAGGCCTCGTTGGACCGCAACGGTTGGACGCAGAGGAAATCAATCCGGAGTGGAGAGAAGGGCAGAGCCGTGGAGTTGGTTCGTGGAAGAGGTTGAGGCAGTgtagagaaagagagggagtgtgtgtgtatgtTTGTGGCATTCGGTATTGCGTATGGTATGGGTCTGACCGTAAATTAGCGTGTCCTGATCCCAAAATAACCGCATTTTCACtttcccccttcttcctcatccttctcttttttcaGACTACTCTCGTTTTTGTGGTTTCGTTGCTGGAGGATTTTGTTTGTCTGGTGCCAGTCGCACAACTCGCGATTGCCTCGTTCTGCTTCCACTCGTTACCTTCCCTCTCCAACACActcgctctctcctcccctccACACCTCTCCTCCGGGGCCCTTTTTTCATCGCCTCGCGTTCGTTGCGTTTCGAAAAGAATCTTCACCCCTTCCATCTCTGTCGATGATCTGATTTCCCGACCTGCCTGGACTACGATAATTTCTTGAATGGGTCGCGCTTGAGGTAAGATTCGTTGGCTGCTGGCGAGCGAGATTTGCCGTGGGGCTGAGAACAGCTGGATTGATCCTTGACTCGTTTCTAGAGCTCTTACCAGCGACTTGATTGCGATTCCTGCACTATGTCGGGCTACGCAGGAGGCCACTATGAGGAGGGCTACGGCCATCCGCAGGGTGATGCCTACTACGGCGATGAACAGGGACAGGCGTATTACGACCATAACGACTATGGCGATGGCTATTATGATGCAGGGTATGGACTAGACCACACTGGAGCAAGCTCGAAAAAAATGCTGACAGCGCGCAGTGGCTACGCTGACCAAGGGTATGCCGACGGTGGATACTACGAAGGCGGAGCAGGCCACCAGGAGGGCTACTACGGCGACCAGTACTATGATCAAGCCGGATACGACCAAGCTGGACACGACCAAGCCGGACACGCCCAAGGTCGACGACAGGACTCGGAAGAGGATTCGGAGACCTTCAGCGACTTCACCATGAGATCGGACACGGCCCGTGCCGCGGGCATGGACTACTATGGCCGTGGTGATGAACGGTACAACAGCTACGGCTACGCAGACAGCCAGTACGGTGGTGGTTATGGCTACCGCCCGCCCTCATCTCAGATCTCCTATGGTGCCAATCGATCTTCCGGCGCGTCGACTCCCATCTACGGAATGGAGTACGGCAACGCTCTGCCTCCTGGTCAACGTTCGCGTGAGCCTTACCCAGCATGGACCTCGGACGCCCAGATCCCACTTtccaaggaggagatcgaagATATCTTCCTGGACCTGGTAAACAAGTTTGGTTTCCAGCGTGACAGCATGCGCAACATGTACGACCATTTCATGACCATGCTCGACTCGCGGGCCTCCCGCATGACTCCGAACCAGGCTTTGCTCTCCCTCCATGCCGACTACATCGGCGGGGAGAACGCCAACTACCGACGGTGGTATTTCGCCGCGCACCTGGATCTCGACGACGCGGTTGGATTTGCCAACATGAAACTCGGCAAGGCTGATCGGAAAACGAGGAAGGCGCGTGCAGCCGCCAAGAAGGCTGCTAAACAAAACCCGGAAAATGAAGAGGAAACTCTGGAGGCACTTGAGGGCGACAACAGTTTGGAGGCGGCCGAGTACCGCTGGAAGTCGCGCATGAACCGGATGTCTCAGCACGATCGCGCTCGCCAATTGGCCCTGTTCCTCATGGTTTGGGGCGAGGCCAACCAGGTGCGATTCTTGCCAGAGTGCCTCTGTTTCATCTTCAAGTGCGCCGACGACTTCTACTCGACCCCCGAGTGCCAGAACCGAGTGGAGCCGGTCGAAGAGTTCACCTACCTGAACCAGATCATCACCCCGCTCTACCAGTTTTGCCGCGACCAGGGATATGAGATTATGGACGGCAAGTACGTGCGTCGTGAGCGCGATCACAACAAGGTCATTGGTTACGACGACATGAACCAGCTGTTCTGGTACCCCGAGGGTATCGAGCGCATCGGCTTCGAAGACAAGACTCGTCTCGTTGATGTTCCCCCTGCCGAACGATGGCTGAAGCTGAAGGACgtggtctggaagaaggctTTCTTTAAGACTTTCAAGGAAACCCGTTCCTGGTTCCACCTGATCACCAACTTCAATCGGATCTGGGTCATTCACCTGGGTGCCTTCTGGTTCTTCACGGCCTACAACTCCCCGACTCTATATGTCGGCCACTACTCCCAACAGATGAACAACCAGCCAGAGAACTACAAGTTCCTCGCAGCTGTCGGTTTTGGTGGTGCCCTCGTGTCTTTTATCCAGCTACTCGCCACGATCTGTGAGTGGCTCTATGTCCCGCGACGTTGGGCGGGTGCCCAGCATCTGCGCAAGCGTTTCATGTTCCTGCTTGGTGTCTTCATTGCCAACCTGGTCCCCGGTGTGTTCATTTTCGGATTTCTCAGCAAGGTGGGGAAACCATCGATCCAAAAGCCGGTCGGCCTCGCTGTTGGCATCGTTCACTTTGTTCTCGCACTGTTTacctttgccttcttctcgatccAGCCATTGGGCGGCCTTTTCGGAAGTTacatgaagaagaagggccgcCAGTATGTCGCCAGTCAGACGTTCACGGCCAGTTTCCCCCGGCTGAACGGCAATGATATGTGGATGTCGTACGGATTATGGGTTTGTGTTTTTGGCGCTAAACTGGCAGAGTCCTACTTCTTCTTGACTCTGTCATTCAAGGACCCGATTCGCATTTTGTCACCCATGCAGATCCACTCCTGTGTAGGTGTGCAGTTCATCAACAATACGCTCTGCCACAAGCAGCCGCAGATTCTGCTTGCTCTCATGTTCTTCATGGACTTgaccctcttcttcctcgacaGCTATCTCTGGTACATTATCTGCAacacgatcttctccgtTGCCCGATCATTCTACCTGGGCGTTTCGATCTGGTCCCCGTGGCGGAACATCTTCTCTCGTCTTCCTAAGCGTATCTACTCCAAGGTGCTGGCGACGACTGACATGGAAATCAAGTACAAGCCCAAGGTCCTGATTTCGCAGGTCTGGAACGcaatcatcatctccatgTACCGGGAGCACTTGTTGGCGATTGATCATGTCCAGAAGCTGCTTTACCACCAGGTTCCTTCCGAGCAAGAAGGCAAGCGCACTCTTCGTGCGCCGACATTTTTTGTTTCCCAAGAGGACCAGTCTTTCAAGACCGAATTTTTCCCTGCTGGCAGTGAAGCGGAGCGCCGAATTTCGTTCTTTGCTCAGTCGCTTTCTACCCCTATGCCCGAGCCTCTCCCGGTGGATAACATGCCCACCTTCAGCGTCCTCATCCCGCATTATAGCGAGAAgatcttgctctctctcCGTGAAATCATCCGTGAGGACGAGCCTTATTCTCGTGTTACTCTTCTCGAATACCTGAAGCAGCTCCACCCTCATGAGTGGGATTGTTTCGTCAAGGACACCAAGATTCTCGCCGACGAAACTTCACAATTCAATGGTGAATACGAGAAAACCGAGAAGGATGCTGCAAAGAGCAAGATCGACGATTTGCCCTTTTATTGCATTGGCTTCAAGTCCGCCGCACCCGAGTACACCCTGCGTACCCGTATCTGGGCTTCGCTTCGCTCCCAGACCCTGTACAGGACCATCTCCGGTTTCATGAACTACAGCCGTGCCATCAAGTTGCTTTACCGGGTTGAGAACCCGGAAGTCGTTCAGATGTTTGGCGGCAACTCCGAGAAGCTCGAACGTGAGCTGGAGCGGATGGCCCGTCGCAAATTCCGCATCTGCGTGTCCATGCAGCGCTACGCCAAGTTCAACAAGGAAGAGCATGAGAACACCGAGTTCCTCCTGCGTGCGTACCCGGATCTGCAGATTGCCTACCTGGATGAGGAGCCCCCAAtgaccgaagaagaggagccTCGTCTGTACTCGGCCCTTATTGATGGTCACTGTGAACTTCTCGACAACGGCATGCGGAAACCCAAGTTTAGGATCCAGCTCTCTGGCAACCCTATTCTGGGAGACGGCAAGTCGGACAACCAGAATCACACAATCATCTTCTACCGTGGTGAATACATCCAGTTGATCGACGCCAATCAGGACAATTACCTTGAAGAATGCTTGAAGATTCGCAGCGTCCTGGCCGAGTTCGAGGAGTTGACCACAGACAATGTGTCGCCTTACACGCCTGGTATCCCCACTCCTGACTCCCACCCGGTGGCCATTCTCGGTGCCCGTGAGTACATTTTCTCCGAGAATGTTGGCGTTCTTGGTGATGTTGCGGCCGGAAAAGAACAAACGTTCGGCACCTTGTTCGCGCGTACCCTGGCTCAGATTGGCGGCAAACTACACTACGGACATCCTGATTTCCTGAACGGCGTTTTCATGACTACCCGAGGCGGTGTTtccaaggcccagaaggGATTGCACCTGAACGAGGATATCTACGCGGGTATGAACGCCCTATTGCGTGGCGGCCGCATCAAGCACTGCGAGTACTTCCAGTGCGGTAAGGGTCGTGATCTTGGGTTTGGATCTATCCTGAACTTCACAACCAAGATCGGTACTGGTATGGGCGAGCAGATGTTGTCCCGAGAGTATTACTACCTTGGCACCCAACTGCCCCTGGATCGTTTCCTGTCGTTCTACTACGCCCACCCTGGCTTCCACATCAACAACATGTTCATCATGCTTTCCGTGAAGATGTTCATGATCGTCCTTCTCAACTTGGGCGCTCTGAAGCACGAAACCATTACCTGCACCTACAACCCCGACAAGCCGATCACTGACCCTCTCATGCCCACTCTCTGCGCTGACCTTGTACCGGTCATCAACTGGGTTAATCGATGTGTTatctccatcttcattgtgttcttcatctcgtTCGTGCCTCTGGCTGTTCAGGAATTAACCGAGAGAGGAGTGTGGCGCATGGCTACTCGCTTGGCCAAGCACTTTGGTTCCTTCTCTTTCATGTTCGAAGTGTTCGTGTGCCAGATTTACGCTCATGCTGTGCACCAGAACTTGTCCTTTGGTGGCGCCCGCTACATCGGTACTGGTCGTGGATTTGCAACTGCCCGTATTCCATTCGGCGTTCTGTACTCTCGATTCGCTGGTCCATCGATCTATGCTGGTGCTCGTCTTCTTCTGATGCTGCTGTTTGCTACCTCAACCGTGTGGACTCCAGCCCTGATTTGGTTCTGGGTTTCTCTGCTGGCCTTGTGCATCTCGCCCTTCCTTTTCAACCCTCATCAGTTTGCCTGGCACGACTTCTTCATTGACTATCGGGATTACCTTCGATGGCTCTCTCGTGGCAACTCTCGTTCTCATGCCTCGTCCTGGATTGGATTCTGTCGCTTGTCTCGCACACGTATTACCGGTTACAAGCGCAAAGTGCTGGGCGTTCCCTCGGAGAAAGGCTCTGGCGATGTCCCCCGCGCTCACATCACGAGCATCTTCTTCAGTGAAGTCATTGTGCCCCTCATCCTCGTGGCGGTGACCTTGATTCCGTATCTGTTCATCAACTCTCGGACTATGTTCTCGGATGACCCGAAATATGCTACAGACGCCATTGCCCGCATTTTAATCGTTGCCCTTGCCCCTGTTCTTGTGAATGCTGGTGCGGCTGGCGTGTTCTTCGGCCTGGCTTGCTGCATGGGCCCTCTCTTCAGCATGTGCTGCAAGAAATTTGGCTCCGTGCTTGCCGCCATCGCGCACGCCATCGCTGTGATCATTCTGctcgtcgtcttcgaggTCATGTTTGTGCTTGAGTCCTTCTCGTGGGCACGATGCCTGTCTGGCATgattgctgctgccgccatTCAGCGTTTCATCTACAAGTTGATCGTCTCTCTCGCCTTGACCCGAGAATTCAAGCATGACCAGGCAAACGTTGCTTGGTGGACTGGCAAATGGTACAACATGGGTTGGCACTCTCTGTCCCAACCCGGCCGTGAGTTCCTCTGCAAGATCACCGAGATGGGCTACTTCTCTCTCGATTTCGTCTTGGGTCACATCCTCTTGTTTTTCATGCTGCCGGCTCTGTGCATTCCTTATGTCGACAAGTTCCACTCTGTCCTTCTGTTCTGGCTGCGTCCAAGGTATGAATCTGCCTGCCCCTCCCtcgcctttttcttcatccagc
Encoded here:
- a CDS encoding uncharacterized protein (ID:PFLUO_008733-T1.cds;~source:funannotate), with translation MSGYAGGHYEEGYGHPQGDAYYGDEQGQAYYDHNDYGDGYYDAGYGLDHTGASSKKMLTARSGYADQGYADGGYYEGGAGHQEGYYGDQYYDQAGYDQAGHDQAGHAQGRRQDSEEDSETFSDFTMRSDTARAAGMDYYGRGDERYNSYGYADSQYGGGYGYRPPSSQISYGANRSSGASTPIYGMEYGNALPPGQRSREPYPAWTSDAQIPLSKEEIEDIFLDLVNKFGFQRDSMRNMYDHFMTMLDSRASRMTPNQALLSLHADYIGGENANYRRWYFAAHLDLDDAVGFANMKLGKADRKTRKARAAAKKAAKQNPENEEETLEALEGDNSLEAAEYRWKSRMNRMSQHDRARQLALFLMVWGEANQVRFLPECLCFIFKCADDFYSTPECQNRVEPVEEFTYLNQIITPLYQFCRDQGYEIMDGKYVRRERDHNKVIGYDDMNQLFWYPEGIERIGFEDKTRLVDVPPAERWLKLKDVVWKKAFFKTFKETRSWFHLITNFNRIWVIHLGAFWFFTAYNSPTLYVGHYSQQMNNQPENYKFLAAVGFGGALVSFIQLLATICEWLYVPRRWAGAQHLRKRFMFLLGVFIANLVPGVFIFGFLSKVGKPSIQKPVGLAVGIVHFVLALFTFAFFSIQPLGGLFGSYMKKKGRQYVASQTFTASFPRLNGNDMWMSYGLWVCVFGAKLAESYFFLTLSFKDPIRILSPMQIHSCVGVQFINNTLCHKQPQILLALMFFMDLTLFFLDSYLWYIICNTIFSVARSFYLGVSIWSPWRNIFSRLPKRIYSKVLATTDMEIKYKPKVLISQVWNAIIISMYREHLLAIDHVQKLLYHQVPSEQEGKRTLRAPTFFVSQEDQSFKTEFFPAGSEAERRISFFAQSLSTPMPEPLPVDNMPTFSVLIPHYSEKILLSLREIIREDEPYSRVTLLEYLKQLHPHEWDCFVKDTKILADETSQFNGEYEKTEKDAAKSKIDDLPFYCIGFKSAAPEYTLRTRIWASLRSQTLYRTISGFMNYSRAIKLLYRVENPEVVQMFGGNSEKLERELERMARRKFRICVSMQRYAKFNKEEHENTEFLLRAYPDLQIAYLDEEPPMTEEEEPRLYSALIDGHCELLDNGMRKPKFRIQLSGNPILGDGKSDNQNHTIIFYRGEYIQLIDANQDNYLEECLKIRSVLAEFEELTTDNVSPYTPGIPTPDSHPVAILGAREYIFSENVGVLGDVAAGKEQTFGTLFARTLAQIGGKLHYGHPDFLNGVFMTTRGGVSKAQKGLHLNEDIYAGMNALLRGGRIKHCEYFQCGKGRDLGFGSILNFTTKIGTGMGEQMLSREYYYLGTQLPLDRFLSFYYAHPGFHINNMFIMLSVKMFMIVLLNLGALKHETITCTYNPDKPITDPLMPTLCADLVPVINWVNRCVISIFIVFFISFVPLAVQELTERGVWRMATRLAKHFGSFSFMFEVFVCQIYAHAVHQNLSFGGARYIGTGRGFATARIPFGVLYSRFAGPSIYAGARLLLMLLFATSTVWTPALIWFWVSLLALCISPFLFNPHQFAWHDFFIDYRDYLRWLSRGNSRSHASSWIGFCRLSRTRITGYKRKVLGVPSEKGSGDVPRAHITSIFFSEVIVPLILVAVTLIPYLFINSRTMFSDDPKYATDAIARILIVALAPVLVNAGAAGVFFGLACCMGPLFSMCCKKFGSVLAAIAHAIAVIILLVVFEVMFVLESFSWARCLSGMIAAAAIQRFIYKLIVSLALTREFKHDQANVAWWTGKWYNMGWHSLSQPGREFLCKITEMGYFSLDFVLGHILLFFMLPALCIPYVDKFHSVLLFWLRPSRQIRPPIYSLKQSKLRKRRVIRFAILYFVMLVVFLIVIVAPLVLGRMDATKQFLLSLQASVGMKASHVLGNHPLGLLQPLDSGLNDTVSYYTGSGLPDGFKSSSVPSSWPTMPNDPFTVLRV